A single genomic interval of Robbsia betulipollinis harbors:
- a CDS encoding GNAT family N-acetyltransferase, with the protein MDHHHNAYGQAVGAPLPHWTEARVPGPTTLVGRYVRLEPVDPARHARALHAAYEEASDEPIWTYLNIGPFASESAFQDHLARIAGSADPRHFALVDLADEQPAGTFALMRIDPPNGVIELGFVVYSPRLRRTRIATEALYLLMRHVFDDLGYRRLEWKCDALNAPSRAAALRYGFHFEGIFRQATVYKGRTRDTAWFSVIDAEWPALRQAYERWLGAPNFTADGVQIERLSDLTRAANAGQ; encoded by the coding sequence TTGGACCACCATCACAATGCATACGGACAAGCCGTGGGCGCGCCCTTGCCCCACTGGACAGAGGCGCGGGTGCCAGGACCCACGACCCTCGTCGGGCGCTACGTGCGTCTGGAGCCGGTCGACCCGGCGCGGCACGCGCGCGCCTTGCACGCAGCCTATGAGGAAGCAAGCGACGAGCCGATCTGGACCTACCTCAACATCGGTCCCTTCGCCTCGGAATCCGCGTTTCAGGATCATCTCGCCCGTATCGCCGGCTCGGCCGATCCACGGCATTTCGCGCTCGTGGATCTGGCCGACGAGCAACCGGCAGGCACCTTCGCGCTCATGCGCATCGACCCGCCGAACGGCGTGATCGAACTGGGCTTCGTGGTCTACTCGCCGCGCCTGCGCCGCACCCGGATCGCCACCGAGGCGCTCTATCTGCTGATGCGCCATGTCTTCGACGATCTCGGCTATCGTCGTCTCGAATGGAAATGCGATGCGCTGAACGCGCCGTCGCGCGCCGCGGCCTTGCGCTACGGATTCCATTTCGAGGGCATCTTCCGCCAGGCCACGGTATACAAGGGGCGCACCCGGGACACCGCGTGGTTCTCGGTCATCGACGCGGAATGGCCGGCGTTACGCCAGGCGTATGAACGCTGGCTCGGCGCTCCCAACTTCACCGCCGACGGCGTGCAGATCGAACGGCTCTCGGACCTGACGCGGGCCGCGAACGCAGGTCAGTAG
- a CDS encoding NADP-dependent oxidoreductase: MNSVRALVLTEYGGPGAVKVSSVEAPTAGAGQVLVRVHAAGVNALDWKVREGYVRNAHPLQLPTVLGIELAGVVEAVGPGVTGLREGDRVMGPLGGLGAYADVVAVNAANLGAVPDALDFVAAAALPLASVAAWQSLNFAGPIHAGQRILIQGASGGLGGFAVQYAHQAGAVVFATAVSKHVDYVRSLGADHVIASDKEQFEATANDIDLVVDVVGGEVLNRSWSVLAEDGVIVSTASPAILESIPAGRRGLWFMNTPDPERLHAIAEDVVEGRLRSKVGAVVRFDELPAAIERNRTQPQVGKTVVNFSL; this comes from the coding sequence GTGAACAGCGTTCGCGCATTGGTACTTACCGAATACGGCGGCCCGGGCGCCGTCAAGGTTTCTTCAGTCGAGGCACCGACGGCAGGAGCAGGCCAGGTGCTGGTCCGTGTCCATGCCGCCGGCGTCAATGCCCTGGATTGGAAGGTCCGCGAAGGCTACGTCCGGAATGCCCATCCGCTGCAATTGCCGACCGTCCTGGGTATCGAACTGGCCGGCGTCGTCGAAGCGGTGGGCCCCGGCGTCACCGGACTGCGCGAAGGTGATCGCGTGATGGGGCCGCTCGGTGGCCTGGGCGCCTACGCCGACGTGGTGGCGGTGAACGCGGCCAATCTCGGCGCGGTGCCCGACGCGCTGGACTTCGTGGCGGCGGCGGCATTGCCGCTGGCCTCGGTGGCCGCGTGGCAGAGCCTGAATTTCGCCGGTCCGATCCATGCGGGCCAGCGCATCCTGATCCAAGGCGCGTCAGGCGGCCTGGGTGGATTCGCGGTGCAGTACGCGCATCAGGCCGGCGCCGTGGTGTTTGCGACCGCCGTGAGCAAGCACGTCGACTACGTCCGCAGCCTGGGCGCAGACCACGTCATCGCCTCCGACAAGGAGCAGTTCGAGGCCACGGCGAACGACATCGATCTCGTGGTCGATGTCGTCGGTGGCGAGGTGCTGAACCGCTCGTGGTCCGTGCTTGCCGAAGATGGCGTCATCGTCAGCACCGCATCGCCGGCCATTCTGGAGAGCATTCCGGCAGGGCGGCGTGGCCTCTGGTTCATGAATACGCCAGACCCTGAGCGATTGCACGCGATCGCCGAGGACGTGGTGGAGGGACGCTTGCGGTCAAAGGTCGGCGCCGTCGTGCGCTTCGACGAACTGCCGGCAGCGATCGAGCGCAATCGAACTCAGCCGCAGGTCGGCAAGACCGTCGTGAATTTCTCCCTCTGA
- a CDS encoding glycoside hydrolase family 15 protein yields the protein MNAPHPSAHLRATYRDPDGFLPLEGYGALGDGRSVALSGTDGSIDWWCVPGIGSPPLFDRLLDAREGGYFEIVPDAPFEATRRYRENSNVLETVFSTAGGRARLVESHNSGSAGRLPWSELARRLEGLEGQVRFVVRIVFSRRADAINPYFASAGPHDVFHADRVLGLFLHSDGVHIEQKEDTGILATVSVGAGEHETLAIVAGEDEPLVVPDIGEIDARIERSDAAWREWAGKLRYEGEFRALLVRSALALKLLLYSPSGAIAAAATTSLPERIGGDKNFDYRFAWIRDAGYTIKAFLRIRAQEEAKAAFTWLLRQLQQGEEKVLYALEGGEAPALEDVGLDGYRGSAPVVTGNAATSQHQHGIYGDIFETAARFVAYGNILDARSAETLSHLADACADRWRRKDAGIWELQEPQHYTMSKISAWQALARAVELADGGQLPTTCRDRWCRERDRVAAWIETHCWSEARGAYLFYPESDELDASLALAVRFGFDSRERLRRTLDAVDRELGAGAFHYRYGGMQDEEGCFLACTFWMVEARALLGQTDQARAAFVRAVAALDHGVGIYSEMVDPDTGAYLGNLPQGLTHLALIHAVSALSGDEP from the coding sequence ATGAATGCTCCGCATCCCTCCGCACATCTGCGTGCCACTTACCGCGATCCGGACGGTTTTCTGCCGCTCGAAGGCTATGGCGCGCTTGGCGACGGCCGTTCCGTGGCGCTCAGCGGCACCGACGGTTCGATCGACTGGTGGTGCGTGCCGGGCATCGGCTCGCCGCCGCTGTTCGATCGCCTGCTCGATGCGCGGGAAGGGGGCTATTTCGAGATCGTTCCGGACGCGCCGTTCGAGGCGACCCGTCGCTATCGCGAGAACAGCAACGTGCTGGAAACGGTGTTCTCCACGGCGGGCGGCCGCGCGCGGTTGGTGGAGTCGCACAACAGCGGTTCGGCGGGACGCCTGCCCTGGTCGGAACTCGCGCGCCGTCTCGAAGGCCTGGAAGGCCAGGTCCGGTTTGTCGTGCGTATCGTGTTCAGTCGCCGCGCGGACGCGATCAATCCGTACTTTGCGTCCGCGGGCCCGCATGATGTGTTTCACGCGGACCGGGTGCTCGGGCTGTTTCTCCACAGCGACGGCGTGCACATCGAGCAAAAGGAGGATACCGGCATTCTCGCGACGGTAAGCGTGGGCGCCGGCGAACACGAAACGCTGGCGATCGTCGCGGGCGAGGACGAGCCGCTGGTGGTGCCGGACATCGGCGAGATCGATGCGCGCATCGAGCGCTCCGACGCGGCGTGGCGCGAGTGGGCGGGCAAGCTGCGCTACGAAGGAGAATTCCGCGCGCTGCTGGTGCGCAGCGCACTGGCGCTGAAGCTGCTGTTGTATTCGCCCAGCGGCGCGATCGCGGCGGCGGCGACCACCTCGCTGCCCGAGCGCATCGGCGGCGACAAGAACTTCGATTACCGTTTCGCGTGGATCCGCGACGCGGGGTACACGATCAAGGCGTTCCTGCGCATTCGGGCGCAGGAAGAAGCGAAGGCCGCGTTCACCTGGCTGCTGCGGCAGCTCCAGCAGGGCGAGGAAAAAGTGCTGTATGCACTCGAAGGGGGCGAGGCGCCCGCCCTCGAGGACGTGGGACTGGACGGCTACCGCGGCTCGGCGCCCGTCGTGACCGGCAATGCCGCGACCAGTCAGCACCAGCATGGCATCTATGGCGATATCTTCGAGACGGCGGCGCGTTTCGTCGCGTATGGCAATATCCTGGACGCACGCAGCGCCGAGACGCTGTCGCATCTTGCGGATGCCTGCGCGGACCGCTGGCGGCGCAAGGATGCAGGTATCTGGGAGCTGCAGGAACCGCAGCATTACACGATGTCGAAGATCAGCGCGTGGCAGGCCTTGGCACGCGCGGTCGAGCTCGCCGATGGCGGGCAGCTGCCCACCACCTGCCGTGACCGCTGGTGCCGGGAACGGGACCGTGTGGCGGCGTGGATCGAAACGCACTGCTGGTCCGAGGCACGCGGCGCCTATCTGTTTTATCCGGAGAGCGACGAACTCGATGCCTCGCTCGCGCTGGCGGTGCGCTTCGGTTTCGACAGCCGCGAGCGGCTGCGGCGCACGCTCGACGCGGTGGATCGCGAGTTGGGCGCGGGTGCCTTCCACTACCGCTATGGCGGTATGCAGGACGAAGAGGGATGCTTCCTCGCCTGCACTTTCTGGATGGTCGAGGCGCGTGCGCTGCTGGGCCAGACGGACCAGGCGCGCGCCGCGTTCGTCCGGGCGGTGGCCGCGCTGGACCATGGCGTGGGCATTTATTCGGAAATGGTGGACCCGGACACGGGTGCGTATCTGGGCAATCTGCCGCAGGGTCTGACCCATCTGGCGCTGATTCACGCGGTTTCGGCATTGTCGGGCGACGAACCGTGA
- a CDS encoding glycosyltransferase family 25 protein: MLEDDGVLHGDFSERVADIVMARAHWDFVRLYSLYRRGARPYCVTAGSRQLNWVACSAMSTLGYLLTRSAAEKLLIHTQDMMFTIDEVIDRHWEHGLRLLVAHPHVVTESALPSVIGDRRKPRLKGQAKVRYKWHRAADKVRRFFFNVKDRPRRVVRLDQRREGTLSNGRRRLLTRS, encoded by the coding sequence TTGCTGGAGGACGACGGCGTGTTGCATGGCGACTTCTCCGAGAGGGTCGCGGATATCGTCATGGCACGCGCGCATTGGGATTTTGTGCGTTTATACAGTCTTTACCGGCGCGGGGCCCGCCCGTACTGCGTCACCGCGGGATCGAGGCAACTGAACTGGGTCGCGTGTTCCGCGATGAGCACGCTTGGATACCTCCTGACGAGAAGTGCGGCGGAAAAGCTGCTGATCCACACGCAAGACATGATGTTCACGATCGACGAGGTCATCGACCGCCATTGGGAGCATGGTCTTCGGCTGCTCGTTGCCCATCCGCATGTCGTGACGGAGAGCGCGCTTCCCAGCGTGATCGGCGACCGCCGGAAGCCGCGGTTGAAAGGGCAGGCAAAAGTCCGGTACAAGTGGCATCGCGCGGCGGACAAGGTGCGGCGGTTTTTCTTCAATGTCAAAGATCGGCCACGACGAGTGGTGCGCCTGGACCAGCGTCGGGAGGGGACGCTCTCCAATGGCAGGCGCAGACTTCTGACGCGTTCTTGA
- a CDS encoding SDR family oxidoreductase — protein sequence MTILVTGATGTVGGQVIEQLTKRGANVRALVRDPSKANFPAGVEVVQGDLLDVDSLRSAFSGVSTLFLLNAVVADEYTQALIALNVAREAGIERIVYLSVIHSDRYVNVPHFAGKYGVERMIEQMGLHATILSPAYFISNDLTIKDVVTGYGIYPMPIGSKGLAMVDTHDIAEVAAIELIRREQSAAPLPFDRINVVGPDTLTGADVAAIWTHVLGRPIAYPGDDTAGFEKNLRQFMPSWMAFDMRLMSERFLTEGMVPEAGDVERLTSLLERPLRTYRDFASGLALA from the coding sequence ATGACCATTCTCGTTACCGGCGCGACCGGCACTGTCGGCGGCCAAGTCATCGAACAGCTCACCAAGCGCGGCGCCAATGTTCGCGCGCTCGTCCGCGATCCCTCGAAGGCCAATTTCCCGGCGGGCGTCGAGGTCGTTCAGGGCGACCTGCTCGACGTCGATTCGCTGCGAAGCGCCTTCTCGGGCGTCTCGACACTGTTCCTGCTCAACGCGGTGGTGGCCGACGAATACACGCAGGCGCTGATCGCGCTCAACGTCGCCCGCGAGGCCGGCATCGAGCGGATCGTCTACCTGTCGGTGATTCACAGCGACCGCTACGTGAACGTGCCGCACTTCGCGGGCAAGTACGGTGTCGAGCGCATGATCGAACAGATGGGCCTCCACGCCACCATCCTGAGTCCGGCTTACTTCATCAGCAACGACCTCACGATCAAGGATGTGGTGACCGGGTACGGCATCTATCCGATGCCGATCGGCAGCAAGGGCCTTGCGATGGTCGATACACACGACATTGCCGAAGTCGCTGCCATCGAACTCATCCGCCGCGAGCAGTCGGCAGCGCCTCTCCCGTTCGACCGGATCAACGTCGTTGGCCCCGACACGCTGACCGGCGCGGATGTCGCCGCGATCTGGACGCACGTGCTGGGGCGTCCGATCGCCTATCCGGGCGATGACACCGCCGGATTCGAGAAGAACCTCAGGCAGTTCATGCCGAGCTGGATGGCTTTCGACATGCGCCTGATGAGCGAGCGTTTCCTCACCGAGGGAATGGTTCCCGAAGCCGGCGATGTCGAGCGCCTGACTTCGCTCCTGGAGCGTCCGCTGCGGACCTATCGCGACTTCGCTTCCGGGCTTGCCTTGGCATAG
- a CDS encoding pyridoxamine 5'-phosphate oxidase family protein, with protein sequence MSDAASHIVRSVEELDALYGQPLERALTKETDRLNEDYRAFVEAAPFIVLASVGPQGLDCSPKGDPAGFVRILDARTVAIPDRPGNNRLDNLRNIVADPRVSVLFLIPGNGESLRINGRAHVSADPALLAGFEIAGKLPRTAIVVSIDAVYFHCSKAIVRSKLWDPATRVPAGSLPSPGTILKHLSDGRIDGAAYDRDAPARIQATLY encoded by the coding sequence ATGAGCGACGCCGCCTCCCACATCGTGCGCAGCGTCGAAGAACTCGACGCGCTCTATGGTCAACCGCTGGAGCGTGCGCTGACCAAGGAGACGGACCGGCTGAACGAGGATTACCGGGCGTTCGTCGAGGCCGCGCCGTTCATCGTGCTGGCGTCCGTCGGACCGCAAGGGCTGGACTGCTCGCCGAAGGGCGATCCGGCCGGTTTCGTGCGGATCCTCGACGCGCGCACCGTCGCGATTCCCGATCGGCCCGGCAACAACCGGCTCGACAATTTGCGCAACATCGTCGCCGATCCCCGCGTCTCGGTCCTGTTCCTGATTCCGGGAAACGGGGAAAGCCTGCGCATCAACGGCCGCGCGCACGTGTCGGCCGATCCCGCGCTGCTCGCCGGTTTCGAGATCGCCGGCAAGCTGCCGCGTACCGCGATCGTCGTGTCGATCGATGCGGTCTATTTTCACTGCTCGAAGGCGATCGTGCGTTCGAAGCTCTGGGATCCGGCGACCCGGGTCCCGGCCGGCAGCCTGCCAAGCCCGGGCACGATCCTCAAGCACCTGTCCGACGGCAGGATCGATGGCGCGGCCTACGACCGCGACGCGCCGGCCCGTATCCAGGCCACGCTCTACTGA
- a CDS encoding haloacid dehalogenase type II, with protein sequence MAGSVAAGAQAGARPLTAFTTLTFDCYGTLIDWESGIVDALRPLVARSGRPATRDRVLETFGRHESPQQQATPTALYPDILRAVYDRIAAEWATPADAAEREAFGASVPEWPAFPDSREALRYLGQHYALVILSNIDRRTFASSQARLGVDFDHVFTAEDIGSYKPDTRNFDHMIAHLGAAGIPRDAILHTAESLYHDHVPANTVGLASAWIHRRHGLEGSGATHVPAVVPRYDFHFKSLADMVAAHRLASVGGDSAPR encoded by the coding sequence ATGGCAGGCAGCGTGGCGGCCGGCGCGCAGGCAGGCGCACGCCCGCTCACGGCGTTCACCACGCTGACCTTCGATTGTTATGGCACGCTGATCGATTGGGAATCCGGCATCGTCGACGCGCTGCGGCCGCTGGTGGCTCGCAGCGGCCGTCCCGCAACGCGCGACAGGGTGCTCGAAACGTTCGGGCGTCACGAGTCGCCGCAGCAGCAGGCCACGCCGACGGCGCTCTATCCCGATATCCTGCGCGCGGTGTACGATCGGATCGCCGCCGAGTGGGCGACGCCGGCCGACGCCGCCGAGCGCGAAGCGTTCGGCGCGTCCGTGCCCGAATGGCCGGCTTTTCCCGATTCCCGCGAAGCGCTGCGCTATCTCGGGCAGCACTACGCGCTGGTGATCCTGTCGAACATCGACCGGCGGACGTTCGCGTCGAGCCAGGCACGGCTGGGCGTCGATTTCGACCATGTCTTCACGGCGGAGGATATCGGTTCGTACAAACCGGACACGCGCAATTTCGACCATATGATCGCGCATCTGGGGGCGGCGGGCATCCCCCGTGACGCCATCCTGCACACCGCCGAAAGCCTGTATCACGATCACGTGCCGGCCAATACCGTCGGGCTGGCGTCCGCATGGATACATCGCCGGCATGGTCTGGAAGGCAGCGGCGCCACCCATGTGCCCGCGGTGGTGCCCCGCTACGACTTTCATTTCAAGAGCCTGGCGGACATGGTGGCGGCGCACCGTCTCGCCTCGGTGGGCGGCGACTCGGCGCCGCGATAA
- the nudC gene encoding NAD(+) diphosphatase, with protein sequence MPHSDRSSRIGFSSNPLNRLSEKRADSAFIERLRRSPATRFLVFFGERPVLRANDDDGRDGPDGNNVHARRFDAVFTAPEVADLGAPRFELFLGLDAERGDAALFALVFEASEPPSAAGLTAIVGSASSTLPAAFAGLEALDLRAVASAGLVAEALLGELGGAKAVIHWHQRHGFCANCGQPSALTAAGWRRDCRACGLQHFPRVDPVVIMLVIDGERCLLGRQPHFAPGMYSALAGFLEPGETVEDAVRREVREEAGVACVEVGYFASQPWPFPSSLMLGCVARAQGNDLIIDRTELEDARWFSRAEVRAMLERTHPQGLVAPQPFAIAHHLMQAFAAGETLVGG encoded by the coding sequence ATGCCGCACTCAGACCGTTCGTCCCGCATCGGATTCAGTTCGAATCCCCTGAACCGCCTGTCCGAGAAGCGCGCGGACAGCGCGTTCATCGAACGACTGCGCCGGTCGCCCGCCACCCGCTTTTTGGTGTTTTTCGGCGAGCGGCCGGTCCTGCGTGCGAATGACGACGATGGCCGCGACGGGCCCGACGGCAACAACGTGCATGCCCGCCGGTTCGACGCGGTCTTTACCGCGCCGGAGGTGGCGGATCTCGGCGCGCCGCGCTTCGAGCTGTTTCTGGGTCTGGATGCCGAACGGGGCGACGCGGCGCTGTTCGCGCTGGTGTTCGAGGCGAGCGAGCCGCCATCGGCGGCCGGGTTGACCGCCATCGTCGGGTCGGCGTCGTCCACGCTGCCCGCCGCCTTTGCCGGTCTCGAGGCCCTTGATCTGCGCGCCGTCGCGAGCGCTGGTCTGGTGGCCGAGGCGCTGCTCGGCGAACTCGGCGGCGCGAAGGCGGTGATCCACTGGCACCAGCGGCACGGCTTCTGCGCGAATTGCGGACAGCCGAGCGCGCTGACGGCAGCGGGCTGGCGTCGTGACTGCCGGGCGTGCGGCCTGCAGCATTTCCCGCGGGTCGATCCGGTCGTCATCATGCTGGTGATCGACGGTGAGCGCTGCCTGCTGGGCCGGCAGCCGCATTTCGCGCCGGGGATGTATTCGGCGCTGGCCGGGTTCCTGGAGCCGGGCGAAACGGTCGAGGATGCGGTGCGGCGCGAGGTACGGGAAGAGGCGGGGGTAGCGTGCGTCGAAGTCGGCTATTTCGCGTCGCAGCCCTGGCCCTTTCCGTCGTCGCTGATGCTGGGCTGCGTTGCCCGCGCGCAAGGGAACGACCTGATCATCGACCGCACCGAACTCGAGGACGCGCGCTGGTTTTCCCGCGCCGAGGTGCGCGCGATGCTGGAGCGGACGCATCCGCAGGGTCTGGTCGCGCCGCAGCCGTTCGCGATTGCGCATCACCTGATGCAGGCCTTCGCGGCGGGGGAAACACTGGTGGGCGGCTAG
- a CDS encoding alpha/beta hydrolase — translation MSEHEIVHDTAPNPMFSVIWMHGLGADGSDFVPLIPELRLPPGTAMRFIFPHAPHIPVTWNGGHVMPAWYDIVSVDDEKRHADVAGVAKSRERIRALIAAENARGVPSERIVLAGFSQGGAMAYTVGLTHPQSLAGILALSTYIPVPELVGAEWQDAQRTTPIFAAHGTQDNVVPLTLGERARDMIVEAGFALEWHTYPMAHSLCAEEVGAISAWLQARLAAEPR, via the coding sequence ATGAGTGAGCACGAGATCGTGCATGACACTGCACCCAACCCGATGTTTTCGGTTATCTGGATGCATGGGCTGGGCGCCGACGGCAGCGACTTCGTGCCGTTGATACCGGAACTGCGCCTGCCGCCCGGCACCGCCATGCGCTTCATCTTTCCGCATGCGCCGCACATCCCGGTGACGTGGAACGGCGGCCATGTGATGCCGGCCTGGTACGACATCGTGTCGGTCGACGACGAGAAACGCCATGCCGACGTCGCCGGCGTGGCGAAGTCGCGCGAGCGCATCCGGGCACTGATCGCGGCTGAAAACGCGCGCGGCGTGCCGAGCGAGCGGATCGTGCTCGCGGGCTTTTCACAGGGCGGCGCGATGGCCTATACGGTCGGATTGACGCACCCGCAAAGTCTTGCCGGCATCCTCGCGCTTTCGACGTACATCCCGGTGCCGGAACTGGTCGGTGCCGAATGGCAGGACGCGCAGCGCACGACGCCGATCTTCGCCGCACACGGCACGCAGGACAATGTCGTGCCACTGACGCTGGGCGAACGCGCGCGCGACATGATCGTCGAGGCGGGCTTCGCGCTCGAATGGCACACCTATCCGATGGCGCATTCGCTATGCGCGGAGGAGGTCGGCGCGATCAGCGCCTGGCTGCAGGCGCGGCTCGCGGCGGAGCCACGATGA
- a CDS encoding GGDEF domain-containing protein: protein MPTIFFPTALSGHSGAQFERYSMVRSRPLSVATMIFGIVAFLMFTAAHCALVRAVTPLPAAACYVVMLGGLMYGASRAKRIHVSGAFTVVYVVVLELGAFLNSADARTPFLWILPTAIIIPLCSAPFWLTRAHFVIGSLVSLAVTVPFLLHMPMTREEEIVTWLWLSVGFSSSITCFSLFYSYRVQHFVLETRLADLAATDPLTGVRNRRNFLEEAQRTIHRCETACEPVSALFIDIDHFKAINDQLGHAAGDRVIREVAAAIVEQTRLGDVVGRMGGEEFAVLLTTSPMATALEVAERLRRRIGTIRHPHGRVSVSLGLAEWDRGENLASLLDRADKAMLEAKRRGRDRVAASVRESASDVVT from the coding sequence ATGCCTACCATTTTTTTCCCCACCGCCCTGAGTGGGCACAGCGGCGCGCAGTTCGAACGGTATTCGATGGTGCGCAGCCGCCCCCTGTCGGTCGCGACGATGATTTTCGGAATCGTGGCGTTTCTGATGTTCACGGCGGCCCACTGCGCGCTGGTGCGGGCGGTCACGCCACTGCCGGCGGCGGCATGCTATGTCGTCATGCTGGGGGGGCTGATGTACGGCGCCAGCCGCGCGAAGCGCATCCACGTCTCGGGCGCATTTACCGTGGTCTACGTGGTCGTGCTGGAGCTTGGCGCCTTTCTGAACTCGGCCGATGCGCGCACGCCGTTTCTCTGGATCCTGCCCACCGCGATCATCATTCCCCTGTGCTCCGCGCCGTTCTGGCTGACGCGCGCGCATTTCGTGATCGGCTCCCTGGTCTCGCTCGCGGTCACGGTGCCGTTTCTGCTGCATATGCCGATGACCCGCGAGGAGGAGATCGTCACCTGGCTCTGGCTGAGCGTCGGGTTCAGCAGTTCGATCACGTGTTTCTCGCTGTTTTACAGCTATCGCGTTCAGCATTTCGTGCTGGAAACGCGGCTCGCCGATCTGGCGGCGACAGACCCGCTGACGGGCGTGCGTAACCGGCGCAATTTCCTGGAAGAGGCGCAACGCACCATTCACCGTTGCGAGACGGCGTGCGAGCCGGTGAGCGCGCTGTTCATCGATATCGATCACTTCAAGGCGATCAACGATCAACTGGGCCACGCGGCCGGCGACCGCGTCATCCGCGAAGTCGCGGCCGCCATCGTCGAGCAGACCCGGCTCGGCGACGTGGTCGGCCGGATGGGCGGCGAGGAATTTGCCGTGCTCCTCACCACCAGTCCGATGGCTACGGCGCTCGAGGTCGCGGAGCGGTTGCGCCGTCGGATCGGGACGATCCGTCATCCGCATGGGCGTGTGTCGGTGAGCCTGGGTCTGGCCGAATGGGATCGCGGGGAGAATCTGGCATCGCTGCTGGACCGGGCCGACAAGGCGATGCTGGAGGCCAAGCGGCGCGGCCGTGACCGGGTGGCCGCGTCCGTACGGGAATCCGCTTCGGACGTGGTGACGTAG